From a single Paraburkholderia sp. D15 genomic region:
- the fabV gene encoding enoyl-ACP reductase FabV: MIIKPRVRGFICVSTHPTGCEANVKEQIEYVKARGPIANGPKKVLVIGASTGYGLAARISAAFGSGADTLGVFFERAGSETKAGTAGWYNTAAFEKFAGEQGLYATSINGDAFSDEVKQRTIEIIKRDLGQVDLVVYSLAAPKRTHPKTGQVFSSTLKPVGQSVAFRGLDTDKEVIKESVLEAATQEEIDNTVAVMGGEDWQMWIDALLDAGVLADGAKTTAFTYLGEKITHDIYWNGSIGAAKKDLDQKVLAIRDKLAASGGDARVAVLKAVVTQASSAIPMMPLYLSLLFKVMKEKGTHEGCIEQVYGLYKDSLYGAAPHLDDEGRLRADYKELDPEVQARVQALWSQVRDDNIYELTDFSGYKTDFLRLFGFEIAGVDYEADVNPDVQIPKLVQM; this comes from the coding sequence ATGATCATCAAACCGCGCGTGCGTGGCTTCATCTGTGTATCGACCCATCCGACCGGCTGCGAAGCCAACGTCAAGGAACAGATCGAGTACGTCAAGGCACGCGGCCCCATCGCCAACGGCCCGAAGAAGGTGCTCGTGATCGGCGCATCCACCGGTTACGGTCTCGCCGCGCGCATCAGCGCCGCATTCGGGTCCGGGGCCGACACGCTCGGCGTGTTCTTCGAACGCGCGGGCAGCGAAACCAAGGCCGGCACCGCGGGCTGGTACAACACCGCCGCCTTCGAGAAATTCGCCGGCGAACAGGGCCTCTACGCGACCAGCATCAACGGCGACGCGTTCTCCGACGAAGTCAAGCAACGCACCATCGAGATCATCAAGCGCGATCTCGGCCAGGTCGATCTGGTGGTCTACAGCCTCGCGGCGCCCAAGCGCACGCATCCGAAGACGGGCCAGGTGTTCAGCTCCACGCTGAAGCCGGTCGGCCAGTCCGTGGCGTTCCGCGGCCTCGACACCGACAAGGAAGTGATCAAGGAATCGGTGCTGGAAGCAGCCACCCAGGAAGAAATCGACAACACCGTCGCGGTGATGGGCGGCGAGGACTGGCAGATGTGGATCGACGCGCTGCTCGACGCGGGCGTGCTCGCCGACGGCGCGAAGACCACCGCGTTCACCTATCTCGGCGAGAAGATCACGCACGACATCTACTGGAACGGTTCGATCGGCGCGGCCAAGAAGGACCTCGACCAGAAGGTGCTCGCCATTCGCGACAAGCTCGCGGCCAGCGGCGGCGACGCGCGCGTCGCGGTGCTGAAGGCGGTCGTCACGCAGGCGAGTTCCGCGATTCCGATGATGCCGCTCTACCTGTCGCTGCTCTTCAAGGTGATGAAGGAGAAAGGCACGCACGAAGGCTGCATCGAACAGGTGTATGGCCTGTACAAGGACAGCCTCTACGGCGCCGCGCCGCACCTCGACGACGAAGGCCGTCTGCGCGCCGACTACAAGGAACTCGATCCGGAAGTGCAGGCACGCGTGCAGGCGTTGTGGAGTCAGGTGCGCGACGACAACATCTACGAACTGACGGATTTCAGCGGCTACAAGACGGACTTTTTGCGTCTGTTCGGCTTTGAGATCGCCGGCGTCGATTACGAAGCCGACGTGAATCCGGACGTGCAGATTCCGAAGCTGGTGCAGATGTAA